The Sesamum indicum cultivar Zhongzhi No. 13 linkage group LG6, S_indicum_v1.0, whole genome shotgun sequence genome has a segment encoding these proteins:
- the LOC105164704 gene encoding RNA polymerase sigma factor sigC isoform X2, producing MGFRLNLKWSGLSVQSPFSTSTSSLPYTYPCRGRDTSYILARLSASSVLYGETETLNDASRVHVCSSSPQLLENYYLGTRETKVAVGKGSSDGLSSLLEKHIETSNSEDKLAYLTSLQATQLSQFRLLMKNLDMLEDMFSDSNVVRLERDILEQLERLGALRLFYSCLSRTLKSSTSFDLSNATTELVEEPKVNDSVDNHVGEVVRSGRKELRKLRRKRMLDKESGITTQELPTVTISKQHKYASARRASRSRNKRQRIARNEAEMSSGVKLVAELEKVRTILEEETGQVASLSSWAEAAGIKKKELQQNLHYGWHCRDELLRSTRSLVLFIARNYWGLGVAFEDLIQAGNIGVLQGAERFDQSRGYKFSTYVQYWIRKSMSTLVARHARGVRIPCTLSKVINQVQRARKALSTSNGKYPDDSDIAKYTGLSIAKIMSASKCLRVVGSIDQKIGEAISAKYMEIAPDTSILSPEETVIRQHMINDVHRLLNGLEPREKQVLILRFGLGNRQCKSLEEIGRLFCVSKEWIRKIERAALAKLRNEDSLKILSHYVYMQ from the exons ATGGGTTTTAGGCTAAACCTCAAATGGAGTGGTCTTTCAGTTCAATCCCCCTTCTCCACAAGTACATCGTCTCTGCCTTACACATACCCTT GTAGAGGCAGAGATACCTCCTACATCTTGGCGAGATTGTCTGCTTCATCAGTTTTATATGGAGAGACTGAAACACTTAATGATGCTTCCAGAGTACATGTTTGTTCTTCGTCCCCTCAGCTTTTGGAGAATTATTACTTGGGAACTAGAGAAACAAAG GTTGCAGTTGGGAAGGGCTCGAGTGATGGTTTATCAAGTTTACTTGAAAAGCACATTGAAACATCTAACAGCGAGGATAAGTTGGCGTACCTTACTAGCTTACAAGCAACCCAATTATCGCAGTTCagattattaatgaaaaatcttgATATGTTGGAAGACATGTTTTCCGATTCTAATGTGGTAAGGTTGGAAAGAGATATTCTGGAGCAATTAGAAAGACTTGGAGCTTTAAGATTGTTCTATTCATGTCTATCCAGGACCCTGAAATCCTCAACTTCTTTTGATTTGTCTAATGCAACAACTGAGCTTGTTGAAGAGCCCAAGGTAAATGATTCAGTGGATAACCATGTAGGCGAAGTTGTTCGATCTGGAAGAAAAGAACTCAGAAAattgaggagaaaaagaatgtTGGATAAGGAAAGTGGTATTACTACGCAAGAATTGCCTACAGTAACCATTTCAAAACAGCATAAATATGCCTCTGCTAGAAGAGCTTCAAGATCTAGAAATAAAAGACAGAGAATTGCTAGAAACGAGGCAGAAATGTCGAGTGGAGTTAAG TTGGTAGCAGAACTGGAAAAAGTCAGGACGATACTGGAAGAAGAAACTGGTCAGGTAGCTAGCTTGAGCAGCTGGGCAGAAGCTGCTGGAATTAAAAAGAAGGAATTGCAGCAGAATTTGCATTATGGTTGGCATTGCAGGGACGAGCTTCTAAGAAGTACACGCTCCTTGGTTTTGTTTATTGCAAGAAACTATTGGGGACTTGGAGTAGCCTTTGAAGACCTTATTCAG GCAGGAAATATAGGGGTCTTGCAAGGTGCAGAAAGGTTCGATCAGTCAAGGGGATACAAATTCTCAACCTACGTCCAGTACTGGATTAGGAAGTCAATGTCAACACTGGTGGCGAGACATGCCAGAGGAGTCCGAATTCCT TGCACTTTAAGCAAGGTTATAAATCAAGTACAAAGAGCACGCAAGGCCCTTAGCACCAGCAACGGGAAATATCCAGATGACTCTGATATTGCCAAGTATACTGGCCTATCCATAGCTAAAATTATGTCGGCTAGCAAATGCCTCAGAGTTGTGGGATCTATAGATCAGAAAATAGGGGAAGCAATCAGTGCAAAGTATATG GAAATTGCACCTGATACATCGATACTGAGCCCAGAAGAAACGGTGATCCGACAACACATGATAAACGACGTTCACAGACTTCTTAATGGGTTGGAGCCAAGAGAGAAGCAGGTTTTGATACTAAGATTCGGACTAGGAAACCGTCAGTGCAAATCGCTGGAGGAAATCGGGAGGCTGTTTTGTGTAAGCAAAGAGTGgataagaaaaatagagaggGCAGCTCTTGCAAAGTTGAGGAATGAGGATTCTCTCAAAATTTTGAGccattatgtatatatgcaaTAA
- the LOC105164704 gene encoding RNA polymerase sigma factor sigC isoform X1, with amino-acid sequence MGFRLNLKWSGLSVQSPFSTSTSSLPYTYPCRGRDTSYILARLSASSVLYGETETLNDASRVHVCSSSPQLLENYYLGTRETKVAVGKGSSDGLSSLLEKHIETSNSEDKLAYLTSLQATQLSQFRLLMKNLDMLEDMFSDSNVVRLERDILEQLERLGALRLFYSCLSRTLKSSTSFDLSNATTELVEEPKVNDSVDNHVGEVVRSGRKELRKLRRKRMLDKESGITTQELPTVTISKQHKYASARRASRSRNKRQRIARNEAEMSSGVKLVAELEKVRTILEEETGQVASLSSWAEAAGIKKKELQQNLHYGWHCRDELLRSTRSLVLFIARNYWGLGVAFEDLIQAEYCSHKKPKLEFVLFIEHSWNAGNIGVLQGAERFDQSRGYKFSTYVQYWIRKSMSTLVARHARGVRIPCTLSKVINQVQRARKALSTSNGKYPDDSDIAKYTGLSIAKIMSASKCLRVVGSIDQKIGEAISAKYMEIAPDTSILSPEETVIRQHMINDVHRLLNGLEPREKQVLILRFGLGNRQCKSLEEIGRLFCVSKEWIRKIERAALAKLRNEDSLKILSHYVYMQ; translated from the exons ATGGGTTTTAGGCTAAACCTCAAATGGAGTGGTCTTTCAGTTCAATCCCCCTTCTCCACAAGTACATCGTCTCTGCCTTACACATACCCTT GTAGAGGCAGAGATACCTCCTACATCTTGGCGAGATTGTCTGCTTCATCAGTTTTATATGGAGAGACTGAAACACTTAATGATGCTTCCAGAGTACATGTTTGTTCTTCGTCCCCTCAGCTTTTGGAGAATTATTACTTGGGAACTAGAGAAACAAAG GTTGCAGTTGGGAAGGGCTCGAGTGATGGTTTATCAAGTTTACTTGAAAAGCACATTGAAACATCTAACAGCGAGGATAAGTTGGCGTACCTTACTAGCTTACAAGCAACCCAATTATCGCAGTTCagattattaatgaaaaatcttgATATGTTGGAAGACATGTTTTCCGATTCTAATGTGGTAAGGTTGGAAAGAGATATTCTGGAGCAATTAGAAAGACTTGGAGCTTTAAGATTGTTCTATTCATGTCTATCCAGGACCCTGAAATCCTCAACTTCTTTTGATTTGTCTAATGCAACAACTGAGCTTGTTGAAGAGCCCAAGGTAAATGATTCAGTGGATAACCATGTAGGCGAAGTTGTTCGATCTGGAAGAAAAGAACTCAGAAAattgaggagaaaaagaatgtTGGATAAGGAAAGTGGTATTACTACGCAAGAATTGCCTACAGTAACCATTTCAAAACAGCATAAATATGCCTCTGCTAGAAGAGCTTCAAGATCTAGAAATAAAAGACAGAGAATTGCTAGAAACGAGGCAGAAATGTCGAGTGGAGTTAAG TTGGTAGCAGAACTGGAAAAAGTCAGGACGATACTGGAAGAAGAAACTGGTCAGGTAGCTAGCTTGAGCAGCTGGGCAGAAGCTGCTGGAATTAAAAAGAAGGAATTGCAGCAGAATTTGCATTATGGTTGGCATTGCAGGGACGAGCTTCTAAGAAGTACACGCTCCTTGGTTTTGTTTATTGCAAGAAACTATTGGGGACTTGGAGTAGCCTTTGAAGACCTTATTCAG GCTGAATATTGTTCACACAAAAAACCTAAACTGGAATTCGTGCTGTTCATAGAGCATAGTTGGAAC GCAGGAAATATAGGGGTCTTGCAAGGTGCAGAAAGGTTCGATCAGTCAAGGGGATACAAATTCTCAACCTACGTCCAGTACTGGATTAGGAAGTCAATGTCAACACTGGTGGCGAGACATGCCAGAGGAGTCCGAATTCCT TGCACTTTAAGCAAGGTTATAAATCAAGTACAAAGAGCACGCAAGGCCCTTAGCACCAGCAACGGGAAATATCCAGATGACTCTGATATTGCCAAGTATACTGGCCTATCCATAGCTAAAATTATGTCGGCTAGCAAATGCCTCAGAGTTGTGGGATCTATAGATCAGAAAATAGGGGAAGCAATCAGTGCAAAGTATATG GAAATTGCACCTGATACATCGATACTGAGCCCAGAAGAAACGGTGATCCGACAACACATGATAAACGACGTTCACAGACTTCTTAATGGGTTGGAGCCAAGAGAGAAGCAGGTTTTGATACTAAGATTCGGACTAGGAAACCGTCAGTGCAAATCGCTGGAGGAAATCGGGAGGCTGTTTTGTGTAAGCAAAGAGTGgataagaaaaatagagaggGCAGCTCTTGCAAAGTTGAGGAATGAGGATTCTCTCAAAATTTTGAGccattatgtatatatgcaaTAA